Within the Arthrobacter sp. V1I7 genome, the region TCCGTGATGCCTTCCTGGGTCGGGACGTGCAGAGCAAAAATATGAGAGTGGAAGTCAGGACCAGGGCGGGGTCCTGTCCCTGACTTCCGCTTGTTTGCTACCGCCGACTGCCGTCGTCACCGTCGGTTTCGATGCGTTCCTTGCGTACTTCCTCATCCACGGTCACGTCGTCCGTGATGGGTTCCCGTTCGATCCGGAGCTCTTCACGCTGCACCGGAACGGTCTGGGTCACGTTCTCGGTGGTTACATATTTGCGCAGCCGCGCACGTCCGGCGGCGGCAACCCCCGCGTCGCGGCCAGTCCCGTCATAGTCCGTGTCCCGGCCGGTCGTCGCCTCCGTATAGGTCAGAGCCCCGCCGCCTAGTCCGTAGTGGGCGTAGAGCCGGTCCTCTTCGGAAGGCTCGAGGTGCCCGTCCGTGTCCACCCGGGGGGCGTCTTTGACCTGGTCCTTGGTGTACGGGATGACGATGTCGCCGCCTTCGATGCGGGCGCCCTCCAGCGGGACGAAGGATTCGGAAGTGCCGAACAGTCCGGTCTTCACCGTGACCCACGTGGGCTGGCCATTGTCGTCGTCCGCGTAGACCTGGCCGATGGATCCGATCTTGTCTCCATCGGTGGCAACGACGTTTCCGTTGCGCTGGAGCAGGTCGTCGATATCTTCCTTGGCGAGCATAATGCCTCCTTGGATCCG harbors:
- a CDS encoding DUF2382 domain-containing protein, translated to MLAKEDIDDLLQRNGNVVATDGDKIGSIGQVYADDDNGQPTWVTVKTGLFGTSESFVPLEGARIEGGDIVIPYTKDQVKDAPRVDTDGHLEPSEEDRLYAHYGLGGGALTYTEATTGRDTDYDGTGRDAGVAAAGRARLRKYVTTENVTQTVPVQREELRIEREPITDDVTVDEEVRKERIETDGDDGSRR